A portion of the Lolium rigidum isolate FL_2022 chromosome 1, APGP_CSIRO_Lrig_0.1, whole genome shotgun sequence genome contains these proteins:
- the LOC124694691 gene encoding protein ENHANCED DISEASE RESISTANCE 2-like encodes MMSSSASRREAARSGELGRTSGGAEPPPRPSPAPVPSAARSGELPTGGAAVRHEGWMVRYGRRKIGRSFFHSRYFVLDNRLLAYFKKQPRDNMVPLKSLLVDGNCRVEDRGLKTHHGQMVYVLCVYNKKEKDNPITMGAHNIEDALVWKKKIELLIDQQQDTMTARNRKAFASLDFDMDLGALPFSDHDSGPEDEEEPRPMLLRRTTIGKGIPDSVHDWTKEHDVGLSNQSDTNQSNSRKNWRLLRCQNGLRIFEELVEVEYLARSCSRAMRAVGVVEATCEAIFGLIMSMDVTRYEWDCSFQYGSLVEEVDGHTAILYHRLQLNWCSMVVWPRDLCYVRYWRRNDDGSYVVLFRSTEHQNCGPQPGFTRASIESGGFKITPLKSVNGRPRTQVQHLMQIDLKGWGVNYVTSFQYHSLLQMLNCVAGLREYFSQTDDIHIVPRIPVMSTMTNVASVKKNQKHQEADSKTKQADSANENSDMIDDESEEEDDYQVPEASLEEDSTKFDGDTKSSDPIDLSCFSGTIRHDENEKSRNCWAVPDSKIFKVRSKNFSHDKSKVSAGKYLMEFVAADWFKDTKRMDHVANRKGCAAQVAAEKGMFSFVVNIQIPGSSHYSLVLYFVTKSLKKGSLLQRFADGDDDFRNSRLKLIPSVPKGSWIVRQSVGSTPCLLGKAVDCSYIRGPEYMEVDVDIGSSAVANGVLGLVFGVVTSLVVDMAFLIQANTYDELPEQLLGAARFSHIEPSAAVVPVLDEASAGE; translated from the exons ATGATGAGCTCGTCGGCTTcgaggagggaggcggcgaggAGCGGCGAGCTCGGGCGGACCAGCGGCGGAGCAGAGCCTCCTCCGAGGCCTTCCCCGGCCCCAGTCCCGTCCGCGGCGCGGAGCGGGGAGCTGccgacgggcggcgcggcggtgCGGCACGAGGGGTGGATGGTGCGGTACGGGCGGCGGAAGATCGGGCGGTCCTTCTTCCACAGCCGCTACTTCGTGCTCGACAACAGGCTGCTCGCCTACTTCAAGAAGCAGCCCAGGGACAACATG GTGCCACTCAAGTCTCTTCTAGTAGATGGGAATTGCAGAGTGGAGGACAGAGGGCTTAAAACACATCATGGACAA ATGGTTTATGTTCTGTGTGTTTACAACAAGAAAGAAAAGGACAATCCAATCACG ATGGGTGCACATAATATTGAGGATGCCCTGGTGTGGAAAAAAAAGATAGAGCTCCTTATTGATCAG CAACAGGACACTATGACAGCTAGAAATCGTAAAGCTTTTGCTTCACTGGACTTTGACATGGATCTTGGAGCACTTCCATTCTCTGACCATGATAGTGG ACCTGAAGACGAAGAGGAGCCCCGTCCCATGTTGCTTCGCAGGACAACTATAGGGAAGG GCATTCCTGATTCTGTACATGACTGGACCAAAGAGCATGATGTTGGTCTGTCAAATCAGAGCGACACCAATCAATCTAATTCTAGAAAGAATTGGCGGCTGCTTAGATGCCAGAATG GGCTGCGCATCTTTGAAGAACTGGTGGAGGTCGAATACCTT GCAAGAAGCTGTAGCCGAGCAATGAGGGCTGTTGGTGTCGTTGAAGCCACATGTGAGGCTATTTTTGGGCTGATAATGAGTATGGATGTAACAAGATATGA GTGGGATTGTAGCTTCCAGTATGGGAGTTTAGTTGAAGAGGTTGATGGTCACACTGCAATACTATACCATCGGCTACAGCTGAACTGGTGTTCAAT GGTTGTCTGGCCTCGAGATCTTTGTTATGTACGGTATTGGCGGCGCAACGATGATGGAAGTTATG TTGTTCTGTTTCGATCTACTGAACATCAGAACTGTGGCCCACAACCAGGATTTACAAGGGCTTCTATTGAAA GTGGAGGTTTCAAGATCACTCCTCTCAAATCCGTGAATGGGAGACCTCGCACGCAAGTTCAACACCTTATGCAAATTGATCTAAAGGGATGGGGCGTGAATTATGTCACATCATTCCAGTACCACTCTTTGCTGCAGATGTTGAACTGTGTTGCTG GATTGCGTGAATACTTTTCTCAAACTGATGACATTCATATAGTTCCGAGGATTCCTGTGATGAGTACTATGACTAATGTGGCCTCGGTTAAAAAGAATCAGAAACATCAAGAAGCTGACTCAAAGACCAAACAAGCAGATTCAGCTAACGAAAATTCGGATATGATAGAtgatgagtcagaagaagaagatgattatCAAGTTCCCGAAGCTAGCTTGGAG GAAGACAGCACCAAATTTGACGGTGACACAAAGTCCTCTG ATCCGATTGATTTGTCTTGCTTTTCGGGCACTATCCGTCACGATGAAAATGAGAAAAGTCGCAACTGTTGGGCAGTACCTGATAGCAAGATCTTCAAAGTCCGTAGCAAGAACTTCTCACATGACAAATCAAAG GTATCTGCAGGGAAGTACCTTATGGAGTTTGTCGCAGCTGACTGGTTTAAGGATACCAAGCGTATGGATCATGTTGCCAATCGTAAAGGATGTGCTGCTCAG GTTGCTGCTGAGAAGGGGATGTTCAGCTTTGTTGTGAACATACAA ATTCCTGGATCAAGTCATTACAGTTTGGTCCTCTACTTTGTAACAAAATCCTTAAAGAAAGGATCGCTCTTGCAGCGTTTTGCTGATGGTGACGATGATTTCCGAAACAGCAGATTGAAGCTTATCCCATCTGTCCCAAAG GGATCTTGGATAGTCCGGCAAAGTGTTGGAAGTACCCCTTGCTTGTTGGGAAAGGCTGTTGATTGCAGCTATATCCGTGGTCCAGAGTACATGGAA GTAGATGTAGACATTGGATCCTCGGCAGTAGCTAATGGGGTTCTGGGTTTGGTCTTCGGTGTAGTTACCAGTTTAGTAGTCGACATGGCTTTTCTCATACAG GCAAACACATACGACGAGCTCCCGGAGCAACTCCTAGGCGCTGCAAGGTTCTCGCACATTGAACCCTCCGCAGCAGTTGTTCCTGTGCTTGATGAGGCCTCAGCCGGGGAGTGA
- the LOC124694702 gene encoding multiple organellar RNA editing factor 2, chloroplastic-like, with translation MAAAAAAAGARRLLSRRASSSSISTLLRRAAAPHEPLLRPAALAAVASRLGFLRGMARRPGGDGYSPTRSGGGGDRAPTEMAPLFPGCDYEHWLIVMDKPGGEGASKQQMIDCYVQTLSKVLGSEEEAKKKIYNVSCERYFGFGCEIDEETSNKLEGIPGVLFVLPDSYVDPEHKDYGAELFVNGEIVQRSPERQRRVEPVPQRASDRPRYNDRTRYARRRENQQR, from the exons atggccgccgccgccgccgccgccggagcccggAGGCTCCTCTCCCgacgcgcgtcctcctcctccatctccaccCTGCTCCGCCGTGCGGCGGCGCCGCACGAGCCGCTGCTGCGCCCGGCGGCACTCGCGGCCGTCGCCtcccgcctcggcttcctccgcgGGATGGCGCGGCGGCCGGGCGGCGACGGGTACTCCCCGACGCGATCCGGCGGCGGGGGCGACCGCGCGCCGACGGAGATGGCGCCGCTCTTCCCCGGGTGCGACTACGAGCACTGGCTCATCGTCATGGACAAGCCCGGCGGGGAGGGCGCCTCCAAGCAGCAGATGATCGACTGCTACGTCCAGACCCTCTCCAAGGTCCTCGGAAG cgaggaggaggccaagaagAAGATCTACAACGTCTCGTGTGAGCGGTACTTCGGTTTCGGGTGCGAGATCGACGAGGAGACATCTAACAAACTGGAAG GCATTCCTGGTGTGCTGTTTGTCCTGCCTGATTCATATGTCGACCCTGAGCACAAGGACTATGGAG CTGAGCTTTTTGTGAACGGAGAGATCGTTCAGAGATCTCCTGAGAGGCAGAGAAGGGTGGAACCTGTGCCACAGAGGGCATCAGACAGGCCTAGGTACAATGACAGAACCCGCTACGCACGAAGGAGGGAGAACCAGCAAAGGTGA